Proteins from one Bacteroides mediterraneensis genomic window:
- a CDS encoding TonB-dependent receptor → MKIDLVRNNRKALFALLLCSGFIATHPLAAMASNNEVQATQQSNLKVSGIVKDNMGEPVIGASIAVKGGTTGTISDIDGKFTLNVSKGAVIEVSFIGYKTQEFKIDSSKELNIVLKDDAEMLQEVVVVGYGTMRKKDLTGSVVQINPTKLADQNPTSVQDVLRGTPGLQIGYDASAKGTDASIQLRGQNSLGTNASPMIVLDGMPFYGELSEINPDDIAQIDVLKDASSAAIYGAKAAAGVIIITTKKGKEGKPVINVSANLSVVNKSDYRDYFDAAGYLQFHQDWRKMYYTYGQGEDGLYGYYQAKDSNGNLLYPQGYYDDPRLMTTEQQNAWATNVGASGIGLSDGESMLSLFARRLEFYNSPLMMDNFLNGRAVDWNDATFRTGFNQDYNASISGATERVNYYLSLGYVNNEGAVQGNEYNAFRSNMKINAKITDWLEIGANVNFQDRSDGDIQVSLGSNYWDNNMLRNSPYASMYDEDGNYEQYPMSGLPTNGGYNYYFDRQYYDLEKGYTVLNTIFNAKITLPAGFTYSFNIAPRYQWYYNRYWMSAELPDASAPSRGVDRGWSKNFDYNLNNTITWDKTFGDHHITATLVQEAEEHRYWSDAINARNITPSDALSFHYTSGANKSQSSFSTNDTHYTAASYLGRLFYGLKDRYMVTATFRRDGYSGFGANNPWGNFGSVGASWVFSEEKFMAAARDWFDMGKLRLSWGTNGNREFGDVYSTLANLALAGGNMVYYQNGNSNVVNPLYMNRLAAPNLEWEKTKAWNVGLDLSFFNGRLTANMDYYFKKTTDMIMSQRLPSFSGFGSIMANLGEVQNQGFEIALNSTNIQNKNFTWNTSVGFSINKNKINHIYYDYDENGVEKDDTSNGWFIGQPIGTIWYYETDGVWQNTPEDIKAAALVGQKPGDPKVVNHYTEDDQILEDGTRVPVYNDNDKVYQGTTAPPIYWNMRNDFTLWKDLTLSISLYSYMGHKSQAGYWLNQENGGSQVTNGFNVAAREYWTPDNPTNDYCRLNAAGPNTGLAGGVDKVYNRSFVRLDDITIGYTLPKKWTHKFMVDRIRLTATCKNVCTIDGWEYGDPETGGLATRSFNFGINVTL, encoded by the coding sequence ATGAAGATAGATTTAGTAAGAAACAATCGGAAAGCATTATTCGCTTTGCTGCTTTGTTCTGGATTTATTGCTACCCATCCGTTAGCTGCAATGGCAAGCAATAATGAAGTTCAAGCTACTCAACAATCAAATTTGAAAGTATCAGGTATTGTAAAGGACAATATGGGAGAGCCTGTAATTGGAGCCAGTATTGCCGTGAAAGGGGGAACTACAGGTACTATATCTGATATTGATGGTAAGTTTACATTAAATGTATCTAAAGGAGCTGTAATCGAAGTTTCTTTTATCGGTTACAAAACTCAGGAGTTTAAGATTGATTCTTCAAAAGAATTGAACATCGTATTGAAGGACGATGCCGAAATGCTGCAAGAAGTAGTGGTTGTCGGTTATGGTACTATGCGTAAGAAAGACCTTACTGGTTCAGTCGTACAGATTAATCCGACCAAGCTTGCCGACCAGAATCCGACTTCAGTACAGGATGTGTTGCGTGGTACACCGGGTTTGCAGATTGGTTATGATGCATCAGCTAAAGGTACGGACGCTTCTATCCAGTTGCGTGGTCAGAACTCTTTGGGTACCAATGCCAGCCCGATGATTGTATTGGATGGTATGCCGTTCTACGGTGAACTTTCCGAAATCAATCCGGATGATATCGCTCAGATTGATGTGTTGAAGGATGCTTCTTCTGCCGCTATCTATGGTGCCAAGGCTGCTGCGGGTGTCATTATCATTACTACAAAGAAAGGTAAGGAAGGAAAGCCGGTCATCAATGTGAGCGCTAACCTTTCTGTCGTAAATAAATCAGACTACCGTGATTATTTTGATGCGGCAGGATACTTGCAGTTCCATCAGGATTGGCGTAAGATGTATTACACTTATGGCCAGGGCGAAGATGGTTTGTATGGTTATTATCAGGCTAAGGATTCGAATGGTAACTTATTGTATCCTCAAGGCTACTACGATGACCCCCGTCTGATGACAACAGAACAGCAGAATGCATGGGCTACCAATGTTGGAGCGAGTGGTATCGGTCTGTCAGATGGCGAATCTATGTTGAGCCTGTTTGCACGTCGTCTGGAATTCTATAACTCCCCGTTGATGATGGATAATTTCTTGAATGGACGTGCGGTTGACTGGAATGACGCAACTTTCCGTACCGGATTCAACCAAGACTATAATGCCAGCATTTCAGGTGCCACTGAACGTGTGAACTATTACCTGTCATTGGGCTACGTAAATAATGAAGGTGCCGTACAGGGTAATGAATACAATGCGTTCCGTTCCAACATGAAAATCAATGCCAAGATTACAGACTGGTTGGAAATCGGTGCCAATGTGAACTTCCAGGATCGTTCAGACGGTGATATTCAGGTTTCTTTGGGAAGCAATTATTGGGATAACAATATGTTGCGTAACTCTCCATACGCTTCCATGTATGACGAGGATGGAAACTATGAACAATATCCTATGTCTGGTCTGCCTACCAACGGTGGTTATAACTATTATTTCGACCGTCAGTATTATGATTTGGAAAAAGGTTATACCGTATTGAACACCATTTTCAATGCTAAGATTACATTACCGGCAGGTTTCACCTATTCATTCAATATTGCTCCGCGTTATCAGTGGTATTACAACCGTTATTGGATGTCAGCTGAATTGCCGGATGCTTCTGCTCCGAGCCGTGGTGTAGACCGTGGATGGAGTAAAAACTTCGACTACAACTTGAACAACACCATTACTTGGGATAAGACTTTCGGTGACCATCATATTACCGCTACTTTGGTACAGGAAGCTGAAGAACACAGATACTGGTCAGATGCCATCAATGCACGTAACATCACTCCAAGTGATGCCTTAAGCTTCCACTATACTTCAGGTGCCAACAAGAGTCAGAGTAGTTTCAGTACCAACGATACACACTATACGGCTGCTTCCTACCTGGGTCGTTTGTTCTATGGTTTGAAAGACCGTTACATGGTGACAGCCACATTCCGTCGGGATGGTTATTCTGGATTTGGTGCTAACAACCCGTGGGGTAACTTCGGTTCTGTAGGTGCCAGCTGGGTGTTCTCTGAAGAAAAATTCATGGCTGCCGCTCGCGACTGGTTCGATATGGGTAAGTTGCGTTTGTCATGGGGTACCAACGGTAACCGTGAATTCGGTGATGTATACTCTACATTGGCCAACTTGGCTTTGGCAGGTGGAAACATGGTGTACTACCAGAACGGTAATTCCAATGTGGTCAACCCGCTTTACATGAACCGTCTGGCTGCTCCTAACTTGGAATGGGAAAAGACAAAAGCATGGAACGTCGGTTTGGACCTCTCCTTCTTTAACGGACGATTGACAGCCAACATGGATTATTATTTCAAGAAAACGACCGACATGATCATGAGTCAGCGTCTGCCGAGCTTCTCTGGATTTGGTTCTATTATGGCCAACTTGGGTGAAGTACAGAACCAAGGTTTTGAAATTGCCCTTAACTCTACCAACATTCAGAACAAGAACTTTACTTGGAATACTTCTGTAGGTTTCTCTATCAACAAGAACAAGATTAACCACATCTACTATGACTACGATGAAAACGGAGTTGAAAAGGATGATACATCCAACGGATGGTTCATTGGCCAGCCTATCGGTACAATCTGGTATTATGAAACAGATGGTGTATGGCAGAACACACCGGAAGATATCAAGGCCGCTGCGTTGGTAGGACAGAAACCGGGTGACCCGAAGGTAGTCAACCATTATACGGAAGATGACCAGATTTTGGAAGATGGAACTCGTGTACCTGTCTATAATGATAACGATAAAGTGTACCAAGGTACTACAGCTCCTCCTATCTACTGGAACATGCGTAACGATTTCACTTTGTGGAAAGACTTGACATTGTCTATTTCATTGTATTCATACATGGGACATAAAAGTCAGGCTGGTTACTGGTTGAATCAGGAAAACGGTGGTTCTCAGGTTACAAACGGATTTAACGTAGCTGCCAGAGAATATTGGACACCGGATAATCCGACAAATGATTACTGCCGTCTGAATGCTGCTGGACCTAACACTGGTTTGGCGGGAGGTGTCGACAAAGTCTATAACCGTAGCTTTGTTCGTTTGGATGACATCACCATTGGTTATACGTTGCCGAAAAAATGGACACACAAGTTTATGGTAGACCGCATTCGTCTGACTGCCACTTGCAAGAATGTTTGTACGATTGACGGTTGGGAATACGGTGATCCGGAAACTGGTGGATTGGCTACACGTTCCTTTAACTTTGGTATTAACGTAACACTCTAA
- a CDS encoding RagB/SusD family nutrient uptake outer membrane protein: MKTINTIFTKGCMVLASAALFTTGCSDDFLKQDPLSFYNPENTYTTESGLQAAMAMCDYGLKEMLMDGNSNVLPMASLYFMTDLGLYAKTDAGDMQDDFANKITPTSGMKGGGDENAMQRFWDRTWNSVTFANTIISNVDKVEGLDPTLRDEYLGRAYFHRAYAYYHGVLLFGDIPLITKLIEVPKQNYKSTSKEAIFKMLVHDLEFAVEHVPPQKEIGYIGTVNQEACMQLLIKCYLVVGEYAKAEAMATDLINNHGLALMQAPFGTNVPSGNPETWPVERNVIWDLHRGVNITDAANTETIMPILNYYSEGFINYPLMRAMTVHWSNGIIVDPHNVGSPTYNYARSDSKYDAGLDWVRALGRGIGCFRTSYHYNQTIWNYDGETDWQDLRHNRQKGNWVEMTDLKYNNPSSEFYGQNMMLYAPENYGWHQNEKGEWGWLIEKGDLLCKDTIRSWFPTPLYKVYILDQSAEENMGANQFNGATKGNNVSNGNLYLFRLAETYLLRAEAKFYQGNTTGAAEDVNIIRRRANAKKMFTTVTIGDICDERARELYLEEWRQPELARISWCLAKSGQPDEWGETYDLATWDKQSGTDLNGGSYWYKRTTRYNIFNHGSIISSKELNYRVDKRNLFWPVPNSAITANIGAPLRQNYGYDGYDASVFMFDNWEDAVADEETAN, encoded by the coding sequence ATGAAAACAATAAATACAATATTTACAAAAGGATGTATGGTGCTGGCTTCAGCTGCGCTGTTTACTACTGGATGTTCGGATGATTTCCTGAAGCAAGACCCGCTGTCATTCTATAATCCTGAAAATACCTATACAACCGAATCAGGATTGCAGGCTGCCATGGCAATGTGTGACTATGGCTTGAAAGAAATGTTGATGGATGGTAATTCAAACGTACTCCCCATGGCTTCTCTTTATTTCATGACTGACTTGGGCCTGTATGCAAAAACAGATGCAGGCGATATGCAGGATGATTTTGCCAACAAGATTACTCCGACTTCTGGTATGAAAGGGGGAGGTGATGAAAATGCCATGCAGCGTTTCTGGGACCGTACCTGGAACAGTGTCACTTTTGCAAATACCATCATTTCCAATGTGGATAAGGTAGAAGGCTTGGATCCTACTTTGCGCGATGAATATCTGGGCCGGGCTTATTTCCATCGTGCTTATGCCTACTATCATGGGGTATTGCTGTTTGGTGATATTCCTTTGATTACGAAATTGATTGAAGTTCCTAAGCAGAACTATAAATCAACCAGCAAAGAGGCCATCTTCAAGATGTTGGTGCATGATTTGGAATTTGCCGTAGAACATGTACCGCCTCAGAAGGAAATTGGGTATATCGGAACGGTGAATCAGGAAGCTTGTATGCAGTTGCTGATCAAGTGCTATCTGGTGGTAGGAGAGTATGCGAAGGCTGAAGCTATGGCTACAGACTTGATTAACAATCATGGACTGGCATTGATGCAAGCTCCTTTCGGTACAAACGTACCTTCCGGTAATCCGGAGACTTGGCCGGTAGAACGCAACGTCATTTGGGATTTGCACCGTGGTGTTAATATTACTGATGCAGCGAATACTGAAACTATCATGCCGATTTTGAACTATTATTCTGAAGGATTTATTAATTATCCGTTGATGCGTGCCATGACTGTGCATTGGAGTAATGGTATCATTGTCGATCCTCACAATGTAGGCTCTCCGACTTATAATTATGCACGTAGTGACAGTAAATATGATGCTGGGTTGGATTGGGTACGTGCTTTAGGTCGTGGTATCGGTTGCTTCCGTACTTCTTATCACTACAACCAGACTATCTGGAACTACGACGGTGAAACAGACTGGCAGGATTTGCGTCATAACCGCCAGAAAGGTAACTGGGTAGAGATGACCGATTTGAAATACAATAATCCTTCTTCTGAGTTCTATGGACAGAATATGATGCTTTATGCCCCGGAAAACTATGGATGGCATCAAAATGAGAAGGGCGAATGGGGATGGTTGATTGAAAAAGGTGATTTGCTGTGTAAAGATACTATTCGTAGCTGGTTCCCTACTCCATTGTATAAGGTTTATATCCTTGATCAGAGTGCAGAGGAAAATATGGGTGCTAACCAGTTCAATGGTGCTACGAAAGGTAACAATGTATCTAACGGCAATCTGTATTTGTTCCGTTTGGCAGAAACTTACTTGCTGCGTGCAGAAGCGAAGTTCTATCAGGGAAATACTACTGGAGCTGCTGAAGATGTCAACATCATCCGTCGCCGTGCGAATGCTAAGAAAATGTTTACCACAGTGACTATCGGTGATATTTGTGATGAACGTGCGCGTGAGCTCTATCTGGAAGAATGGCGTCAGCCGGAACTGGCTCGTATCTCTTGGTGCTTGGCTAAGAGTGGTCAGCCCGATGAATGGGGTGAAACTTACGACCTGGCTACTTGGGACAAACAGAGTGGTACAGATTTGAATGGTGGAAGTTACTGGTACAAACGTACTACACGTTATAACATCTTTAACCATGGTTCAATTATCTCAAGCAAGGAATTGAACTACCGTGTGGACAAACGTAACTTGTTCTGGCCGGTACCGAACTCTGCTATTACAGCCAATATCGGTGCTCCGCTCCGCCAGAATTACGGTTATGATGGTTACGATGCAAGTGTATTCATGTTTGATAATTGGGAAGACGCTGTAGCTGATGAGGAAACAGCTAACTAA
- a CDS encoding aspartate-semialdehyde dehydrogenase — translation MKVAIVGASGAVGQEFLRVLDERNFPVDELLLFGSTRSAGRKYTFRGKEIEVKLLQHNDDFKGVDIAFTSAGAGTSKEFAETITKYGAVMIDNSSAFRMDNDIPLVVPEVNAADALNRPRGIIANPNCTTIQMVVALKAIENLTHIKRVHVATYQAASGAGAAAMDELYEQYRQVLAGEPVKVEKFAYQLAFNLIPQIDVFTDNGYTKEEMKMYNETRKIMHSDVKVSATCVRVPALRSHSESIWIETERPVSIEEAREAFAHGEGLVLMDNPEKKEYPMPLFLAGKDPVYVGRIRKDLSNENGLTFWIVGDQIKKGAALNAVQIAEYLIKVKNIG, via the coding sequence ATGAAAGTAGCAATTGTTGGTGCAAGCGGAGCCGTAGGACAGGAGTTCCTGCGCGTGCTCGATGAAAGAAACTTCCCGGTAGATGAACTGCTGTTGTTCGGCTCAACCAGAAGTGCCGGACGAAAATACACTTTTCGCGGAAAAGAAATCGAAGTAAAACTGCTGCAGCACAACGATGATTTCAAAGGAGTTGACATCGCGTTTACCTCTGCCGGTGCCGGCACATCAAAGGAATTCGCTGAAACCATTACTAAATATGGTGCGGTAATGATTGACAACTCCAGCGCCTTCCGTATGGACAACGACATTCCCTTGGTGGTTCCCGAAGTCAACGCCGCCGATGCCCTGAACCGCCCGCGCGGTATTATTGCCAACCCGAACTGTACGACCATCCAAATGGTAGTGGCCCTGAAGGCCATCGAAAACCTCACTCACATCAAGCGTGTACACGTGGCTACTTATCAGGCAGCCAGCGGTGCCGGTGCAGCTGCCATGGACGAACTTTATGAACAATACCGTCAGGTATTGGCAGGTGAGCCTGTCAAGGTAGAGAAATTCGCCTACCAGCTGGCTTTCAACCTGATTCCTCAGATTGACGTATTCACGGACAACGGATATACAAAAGAAGAGATGAAGATGTATAACGAGACACGCAAAATCATGCACTCTGACGTAAAGGTCAGTGCAACTTGTGTACGTGTGCCTGCTCTTCGTTCTCACTCAGAAAGCATCTGGATTGAAACGGAACGTCCGGTATCCATTGAAGAAGCCCGCGAAGCCTTTGCTCACGGAGAAGGTCTGGTGCTGATGGACAACCCGGAAAAGAAAGAATATCCGATGCCGTTGTTCCTGGCTGGAAAAGATCCAGTATATGTAGGACGTATCCGCAAGGACTTGTCAAACGAAAACGGACTGACTTTCTGGATTGTAGGCGACCAGATTAAGAAGGGTGCCGCACTCAATGCAGTACAGATTGCAGAATACCTGATTAAAGTGAAGAATATCGGATAA
- a CDS encoding cation:proton antiporter gives MEELLDLFHFDIDFPITDPTWIFFLVLVIILFAPIVLERLRIPHIIGMILAGIVIGEHGFNILARDSSFELFGKVGLYYIMFLAGLEMNMEDFKSIRMKATVLGLLAFIIPLGIGVWTNQHLLGYGLITSVLLASMYASHTLIAYPIVIRYGINRQRAVSIAVGGTAVTDTLTLLVLAVISGMYKGETSDMFWIWLVLKVIVVSAVIMLTFPRIGRWFFRRYSDQVVQYIFVMAMVFLGAGLMEWVGMEGILGAFLAGLVLNRLIPHVSPLMSHLEFVGNALFIPYFLIGVGMLINVNVLFGHIDSLKVASVMIVVALLGKWIASWLTQKIYRMKPVERELMFGLSNAQAAATLAAVLVGYNIILPSGERLLNEDVLNGTILLILVTCVVSSFITEHAAKRIAMDDAELDEEKEQKKERILIPVANPDTLERLMQLALVVRDEKRTDNLVALNVINDNNDSVRLEMRGKRSLERAAQIAASANVPLKTVSRFDLNIATGILHTAKETESTTIVIGLHNKSNLVDSFFGNLTEDLLKNTYQQVMIARFQMPVNTLRRIIVAVPPKSEFEHGFVKWITHLCRMSSQLGCRLHFFAHPQTLGYIKGYIQKKHKDVMTEFQELDNWDDLLIITGQVNYDHLLVIVSSRRGSISYDSSFERLPMQVSKYFNNNSIMLLYPDQKGDPNETLSFADPRGWAETQYYDKVGNWFYKWFKKDS, from the coding sequence ATGGAAGAATTGTTAGATTTGTTTCATTTCGATATAGATTTTCCCATTACTGACCCGACCTGGATTTTTTTCTTGGTTTTGGTTATCATTTTGTTTGCACCGATTGTGCTGGAACGTTTGCGCATTCCGCACATCATCGGCATGATTCTGGCGGGTATCGTGATTGGGGAACATGGGTTCAACATCCTGGCCCGTGACAGCAGTTTTGAACTTTTTGGTAAGGTGGGATTATATTACATCATGTTTCTGGCCGGTCTGGAAATGAACATGGAGGATTTCAAGAGTATCCGCATGAAGGCAACCGTGCTGGGATTGCTGGCGTTTATTATCCCGCTGGGTATCGGAGTGTGGACAAACCAGCATCTGCTGGGATATGGCTTGATTACTTCCGTACTGTTGGCCAGTATGTATGCCTCGCACACCTTGATTGCCTATCCGATTGTGATTCGTTATGGCATCAACCGTCAGCGGGCGGTAAGTATTGCGGTGGGAGGTACGGCGGTGACGGATACGCTGACGTTGCTGGTGCTGGCCGTGATTTCCGGTATGTACAAAGGAGAGACATCGGATATGTTCTGGATTTGGCTGGTGCTGAAGGTGATAGTGGTGAGTGCTGTCATCATGCTGACTTTCCCTCGCATCGGACGCTGGTTTTTCCGTCGTTACAGTGACCAGGTGGTACAGTATATCTTTGTGATGGCCATGGTGTTCCTGGGAGCGGGACTGATGGAGTGGGTCGGTATGGAAGGTATTTTGGGTGCTTTCTTGGCCGGATTGGTCTTGAACCGTCTGATTCCGCATGTGTCTCCGCTGATGAGTCACCTGGAATTCGTGGGGAATGCCTTGTTTATCCCGTATTTCCTGATTGGGGTGGGCATGCTCATCAATGTCAATGTGCTTTTCGGACATATCGATTCCCTCAAGGTGGCTTCGGTGATGATTGTGGTAGCCTTGCTGGGGAAATGGATTGCCTCTTGGCTGACACAGAAGATTTACCGCATGAAGCCGGTGGAAAGGGAACTGATGTTCGGCTTGAGCAATGCACAGGCGGCAGCTACTCTGGCTGCGGTGCTGGTGGGCTACAACATTATTCTGCCTTCGGGTGAACGTCTGCTCAATGAGGATGTGCTCAACGGCACGATTTTGTTGATTCTGGTGACTTGTGTGGTCAGTTCGTTCATCACGGAGCATGCGGCCAAACGGATTGCGATGGATGATGCGGAGCTGGACGAAGAGAAGGAGCAGAAAAAGGAACGTATTCTGATACCGGTGGCCAATCCGGATACCTTGGAGAGGTTGATGCAGTTGGCCTTGGTGGTGCGCGATGAGAAACGTACGGACAATCTGGTCGCACTGAATGTGATTAATGACAACAATGACTCGGTGCGTCTGGAGATGCGGGGCAAGCGGAGCCTGGAAAGGGCGGCGCAGATTGCGGCTTCGGCCAATGTCCCGCTGAAAACGGTTTCTCGTTTCGATTTGAACATTGCGACGGGGATTCTGCACACGGCTAAAGAAACGGAATCGACAACGATTGTTATCGGTTTGCATAACAAGTCTAATCTGGTAGACTCTTTCTTTGGGAATCTGACGGAGGACTTGCTGAAAAATACTTATCAGCAGGTGATGATTGCCCGTTTTCAGATGCCGGTAAACACGTTGCGGCGTATCATTGTGGCCGTGCCTCCCAAGTCGGAATTTGAGCATGGCTTTGTGAAGTGGATTACGCACCTGTGCCGGATGAGCAGTCAGCTGGGATGTCGCTTGCATTTCTTTGCGCATCCGCAGACATTGGGCTACATCAAGGGATATATCCAGAAAAAGCATAAGGATGTGATGACGGAGTTCCAGGAACTGGACAACTGGGACGACCTGCTGATTATTACCGGGCAGGTGAATTATGATCATTTGCTGGTGATTGTAAGTTCCCGAAGGGGTTCTATCTCGTATGACTCTTCTTTTGAACGCTTGCCGATGCAGGTTTCCAAGTATTTCAATAATAACAGCATCATGTTGTTGTATCCTGACCAGAAAGGCGACCCGAATGAAACACTGAGCTTTGCCGACCCGCGCGGATGGGCCGAAACGCAGTATTATGACAAGGTGGGCAACTGGTTTTATAAATGGTTTAAGAAAGATTCATGA
- a CDS encoding tRNA threonylcarbamoyladenosine dehydratase, whose translation MNENKNIEWQQRTELLLGKEKMDRLRNAHVLVVGLGGVGAYAAEMICRAGVGRMTIVDADTVQPSNINRQLPATHSVIGRPKAEVLAARFRDINPELDLTVLPVYLKDEAIPQLLDSASFDFVVDAIDTVAPKCYLIYHALQRGLKIVSSMGAGAKRDITQVRFADLWETYHCGLSKAVRKRLQKMGMKRKLPVVFSTEQADANAVILVDNEQNKKSTAGTVSYMPAVFGCYLAEYVIRKL comes from the coding sequence ATGAACGAAAATAAGAATATAGAATGGCAGCAGCGTACGGAACTGTTGCTGGGAAAAGAAAAAATGGACCGCTTGCGGAACGCACATGTGCTGGTCGTTGGCTTGGGCGGTGTAGGTGCCTACGCGGCAGAGATGATTTGCCGTGCCGGAGTGGGGCGGATGACAATTGTGGATGCGGATACGGTGCAGCCTAGTAACATCAACCGTCAGTTGCCTGCCACTCATTCCGTAATTGGCCGACCGAAGGCGGAGGTATTGGCAGCCCGTTTCCGGGACATCAACCCGGAACTGGATTTGACGGTACTGCCGGTCTATCTGAAGGATGAGGCGATTCCGCAGCTGTTGGACAGTGCTTCGTTCGATTTTGTGGTGGATGCCATTGATACGGTGGCTCCCAAGTGTTACCTGATTTATCATGCGCTTCAGCGGGGGCTGAAAATTGTCAGCAGCATGGGAGCCGGAGCCAAACGCGATATTACGCAGGTACGTTTTGCCGATTTGTGGGAAACATATCACTGTGGACTGAGCAAGGCGGTACGGAAGCGTTTGCAGAAGATGGGCATGAAGCGGAAGCTGCCGGTGGTGTTCAGCACGGAACAGGCGGATGCCAATGCGGTGATATTGGTGGACAACGAGCAGAACAAGAAGTCAACGGCGGGTACGGTGAGCTACATGCCGGCTGTGTTTGGCTGTTATCTGGCTGAATATGTGATTCGTAAATTGTAG
- a CDS encoding ABC transporter ATP-binding protein produces the protein MIQLEGITKNFGSLQVLKGIDLEIAKGEVVSIVGPSGAGKTTLLQIMGTLDKPDSGRIVLNGTEVNRLKEKELSAFRNREIGFVFQFHQLLPEFTAVENVMMPALIQGKPMGTARKEALDILAFLGLSERGSHKPAELSGGEKQRVAVARALVNHPAVILADEPSGSLDTQNKGELHQLFFDLRDKLGQTFVIVTHDEELATQTDRTIHLVDGRIV, from the coding sequence ATGATACAATTAGAAGGTATAACCAAGAACTTTGGTTCATTGCAGGTACTGAAGGGAATAGACCTTGAAATAGCCAAAGGTGAAGTGGTAAGCATCGTAGGGCCCAGTGGGGCCGGAAAGACGACTCTGTTGCAGATAATGGGTACGCTGGACAAGCCCGATAGTGGACGGATTGTGTTGAATGGGACGGAGGTGAATCGGCTGAAGGAGAAGGAACTGTCTGCTTTCCGGAACCGGGAAATCGGTTTTGTATTTCAGTTTCATCAATTGCTGCCTGAGTTTACGGCAGTGGAGAATGTGATGATGCCTGCATTGATTCAGGGAAAGCCGATGGGTACGGCCCGGAAAGAAGCGTTGGATATTCTGGCGTTTCTAGGTCTGTCGGAACGTGGCAGTCATAAACCGGCGGAGCTGTCGGGAGGAGAGAAGCAGCGGGTGGCAGTGGCCCGGGCCTTGGTCAATCATCCGGCGGTTATTCTGGCCGATGAACCTTCGGGAAGTTTGGATACGCAGAACAAGGGCGAGTTGCATCAGCTGTTCTTCGATTTGCGCGACAAACTAGGACAGACTTTTGTTATCGTAACGCACGATGAGGAACTGGCCACTCAAACCGACCGTACCATTCATCTGGTAGACGGACGTATCGTATAA
- a CDS encoding endonuclease/exonuclease/phosphatase family protein, whose translation MNTALCQSPQPSSEITWSTFNIRYDNPYDSLNSWTYRKDTVASFIKAHNLDIVGMQEVLHHQLEDLKARLPEYAEIGVGREDGKTQGEYAPLFYKKDRFELLDNNTFWLSQYPDSVGFIGWDGACTRIATWAKLKDKTNGKIFMAINTHFDHVGTEARKKGALLIIEKIKEIVGDQPAVVTGDFNVSDQSEAYQTITGNSFVLKDAHKTALQQEGARYTFHDFGRIPADSCEKIDFIFVTPQIEVQRSYIPEENRESKKFLSDHNPEIVHLSF comes from the coding sequence ATGAACACCGCTTTATGCCAATCTCCCCAACCATCCAGTGAAATCACATGGAGCACCTTCAACATCCGCTACGACAATCCCTACGACAGCCTGAACAGCTGGACATACAGAAAGGACACCGTAGCCAGTTTCATCAAGGCACACAATCTAGACATCGTAGGTATGCAAGAAGTCCTGCACCACCAGCTTGAAGACCTGAAAGCCCGTCTGCCTGAATATGCCGAAATCGGCGTAGGCCGAGAAGACGGAAAGACACAAGGCGAATATGCCCCTCTGTTCTATAAAAAAGACCGTTTTGAATTATTGGACAACAACACTTTCTGGCTGTCACAATATCCCGATAGTGTGGGATTCATCGGATGGGACGGTGCCTGTACCCGTATTGCCACCTGGGCCAAGCTGAAAGACAAAACCAACGGAAAAATCTTTATGGCTATCAATACGCACTTTGACCATGTGGGAACAGAAGCCCGTAAAAAAGGCGCCTTGCTGATTATTGAAAAAATAAAAGAAATTGTAGGCGACCAGCCCGCCGTAGTTACCGGAGACTTCAACGTATCCGACCAGTCGGAAGCCTACCAGACCATCACCGGCAACAGCTTCGTACTGAAGGATGCGCATAAGACAGCTCTCCAACAAGAAGGTGCCCGCTATACCTTCCATGACTTCGGACGCATCCCGGCCGATTCGTGTGAGAAAATTGACTTCATATTTGTCACTCCTCAAATAGAAGTACAGCGCAGCTACATTCCTGAAGAAAACCGGGAATCAAAGAAATTCCTTTCCGACCACAACCCGGAAATCGTACACCTTTCTTTCTAA